CGCGAGGTTCACCTCCGCTTCCGTGATGCGGTTGGCCGACAGATCGGCGAGCGCCTTGTCCCGGTACGGCGCCAGCGCTTCCGGTGAAAACTCACTCAGGCCATGTCGAGCCTGCCAGTGCCGCAAGACCCCATCGGCGATCGGGACGACATCGGAGACGTTGACCACGCCGCCGCCACCGAGCGCACGTCCCTGGAGCACCGAGATGGACACGTCTTCGGTCACCCGCCCACCGCGATCCATGTACAGCTGGTCGTACATCTGTGAATCGCGCTGGTTGAGATCGGTCCCGGTGAAGTCTCCTCCCTCTTCGAGCACGACGACCTCGTGGCCGGCGTCGCTCAGGACCCGCGCCGCAGTGGCGCCGCCCGGCCCTGACCCGATGACGAGCACCTCACAACGAACACCGGTTGGCGCGGGCTCGCGTGACAGGTCGACGATCGCGCCGCTCATTTGCCCAGCCTCGCCAGCGACGGGCCCGGATAACCGATGTGCGGCCAGACCTCCGCGCGATCGTAGAACACGAGCGCAGTGAACTTGCGAAAGGCGATGGCCACCTGCCGCCGCAAGAGCACGTCGCTGCTGGCCCAGGCCAGGTAGTGCTGCTCGCGCTCGGCGGCGGACAGCTTCGAAAAGATGGTGGCGCGGCGCTCGAACAAGAGCGGACCAAGCTCGAACAGCAGCAGCGCGCGTCGCAGTTTTTCGCTGTTCTCGTCGGGCTCACCCGCGAGATATCCGTCGAAAGAACGCGCCAGATCAAACCGTTCCGCCCCGACGTCGAAGGGGCCACCGGAGGGAATGAGGGTCTTGGCGATGGCGTCCATCGTCCGGTACTCGCGCGGATTGAGCACCAGCAGCCGCTCGACTGGCGGCGCACCGCCGAGCAGCGAGGCGACCCCGCCGCCCAGGACCAGCGCCGATACGCCGGCGAGCCCCATGCCGAGCACCCGCCGGCGCGTCAGAAATCCAAAGCCGTGCGCGGGAGCCATCGTGCCGTCAGCTCGCCTGGATCGCCGCCAGCACTTCCTTGGCGTGCCCCTTGGGGCTCACGTCGGAGAATACCTTGGTGATGTTGCCGTTCTTGCCGATCAAGAACGTGACGCGTTTGGCGTAACCCAACGTGACGGGCACACCGAACGCCTGGGCGATCTCGCCCTTGGGGTCGGGCAAGAGCAGGAACGGGAGTGAGTGTTTCTCTGCAAACGCTTTGTGTGAGGCGTTGTCGTCCGTCGAGACGCCGATCACGACGGCGCCCGTCGTCTCGAGCCCGGACCATTCGTCGCGCAGACCCTGAGCCTCTACCGTACAGCCGGGTGTGTCGTCCTTCGGGTAGAAGTACACGACCACCGGTTTGCCTGCGAGCTCGCGCAGCTTCACGGCGGTCCCGTTGTGCGCGGTGGCCTGGATGTCCGGCGCCTTGTCGCCCACGGAGAGCAAGCCGGAGCGCTGCTCGGTCGCGGCGGCGGAGGCCGAGCTCGTGCCGGATGGCGCTGGCTCCTTCTTGTTACAGGCCCCGAGCGCGAGCAGCACGGCGAGCAGGATCAGGCGTGTCATGCCGAGAGCTTTGGTGGCGACTCCGGGCGAGCGCAAGGGCTCACTGGATCCCGTAGTCCTTGAGTCGACGATAGAAGGTTCGTCGGGGAATTCCGCTGAGCTC
This sequence is a window from Myxococcales bacterium. Protein-coding genes within it:
- a CDS encoding peroxiredoxin, whose amino-acid sequence is MTRLILLAVLLALGACNKKEPAPSGTSSASAAATEQRSGLLSVGDKAPDIQATAHNGTAVKLRELAGKPVVVYFYPKDDTPGCTVEAQGLRDEWSGLETTGAVVIGVSTDDNASHKAFAEKHSLPFLLLPDPKGEIAQAFGVPVTLGYAKRVTFLIGKNGNITKVFSDVSPKGHAKEVLAAIQAS